Below is a window of Pochonia chlamydosporia 170 chromosome 7, whole genome shotgun sequence DNA.
ATCTCGACTTGACCGCCCGCTCCTCAGTCGAATCCCAGGGTATCGATTGGACGTCGCTGAAGCAAAATATGGTTTTGCCTGGTAAAATTACCAAAGTCAACGAGCGTCAGATCATGGTGAAGCTGAGTGAGATTGTCTCTGGACCAGTGCATCTGCCCGACATGGCAGACAACTACGACGATATCAATACCACCAACTACAAGAAGAACCAAATCGTACGAGTCTCTATTGTTGAAGTGGATACCAACAACAAGCGTTTGCGGTTGTCGTTGCGTCCCTCGCGAATCATGAGTTCGACTCTTCCTGTGGCGGACAAGGAGATCACAAACTTGTCACAAATTGCCACGGGCGACATTGTCCGTGGATTCGTCAAGAATGTATCTGACAAGGGTCTATTTGTTGTTCTCGGCGGCTATATCACTGCTATGGTTAAGATTGCCAACCTTTCAGATAGATTCTTGAAGGATTGGAAAGATCAGTTCCAGGTTGACCAACTTGTCAAAGGTCGCGTCCTTGCCGTCGATACCACTGTAAAGCAGGTTGAATTGAGTTTGAAGGCTTCCACGGTTGACGAAGACTATACGCCGCCAGTTACGTACAACGATATCAAAGAGGGCTCAGTCGTCACCGGAAAGGTGCGAAAGGTGGAGGAGTTTGGAGCTTTTATTCTTGTCGACAACTCGACAAATGTGAGCGGTCTCTGTCATCGCAGTCAAATGGCTGATACGGCCGTCAAGGATGCGACCAAACTCTACAAAGAGGGCGACGCGGTCAAGGCGGTTGTTTTGGAGGTTGACGCCGCAAAGCGACGAATCAGCTTTGGTCTCAAGCCGTCATTGTTTGACGAGGATACTGACATGGACTCGGACGATTCTGATGCCGGGGGTGTTCAACTCggtggtgacgatgatgacgacgatgatgatgaggagatgaCAGCTGAAGAGCAAGCTTTGCTCCAAAAGCTTTTGGGTaacggtgatgatgacgaagatgaagacgaagacgaggaggatgacgaagaggatgatgaagaagacgaagaggatggcgatgaggatgaagatgaagaaatgGGAGACGCACCAAGCAAGAAACCTGGGGGTCTGGGTCTTGGCAAGAAATCTGCCTGGTCAGCCAACCCATTCGAGGATTCTGCTTCCGATTCTGGGGATGaggaacaagaacaagaggaaagtgacaagaagaagaagaagcgcagaAAGGGCGAGATTGAGGTCGACCGAACAGCCGAGCTTGATGCCCACGGCCCTCAAACGTCTAGCGATTACGAACGATTGTTGTTGGGTCAGCCAGACTCATCAGAACTTTGGATCGCGTACATGGCGTTCCAGATGCAAGTGAGCGAGCTTCCAAAGGCGAGAGAAGTGGCTGAGCGAGCCatcaagagcatcaacaTTCGcgaggaggcggagaagCTCAACGTTTGGGTCGCGTATCTCAACTTGGAAGTTGCGTATGGTACCAAGCAGACTGTGGAAGAGGTATTCAAACGAGCTTGTCAGTACAATGACGAGCAGGAGGTCCACGAGCGACTGGCGAGTATCTATATCCAGTctgagaagctcaaggtaTGTATCCTCGTTGCATCACCCTCGACCAAAATATTGACTTAAAGTAGGCCGCCGACGCTTTGTTCGAGaccatgttgaagaagtttggTGCCAAAGCACCCAGTGTGTGGACAAACTATGCTCACTTCCTCTCCGTGACAAAGAATGAGCCAGACCGCGCTAGGGCATTGCTGCCACGAGCGACACAACAGCTTCCCACCCATCACAGCCAAAACATCATCGGCCGCTTCGCAGCGCTGGAATTCCGCTCGCCAAATGGTGAACCGGAGCGTGGGCGAACAATGTTTGAAGGATTGCTGGCTACCTGGCCAAAGAAGGGTGATTTGTGGAGTCAATTGCTTGATCTGGAGATGGGcgttgctggtgctgatgctACGGCTGTGCGAGATGTATTTGAGCGGCGTACGCGCGTGAAGGGCCTCAAGCCCAACCAGGCAGAGAAGTGGTTCCGCAGATGGGCTGCCTGGGAGGAGAAACTCGAtcccaagggcaaggataAGGTCATGGCTAAGGCTCAGGATTGGGCGGCGTTGtacaaggcgaagaaggaggcggaggctgctgaacaaggggatgaggagatggaagagTAATTGGGAATGGAAGCCAAAAAGCGAAGTGTATATTCATTTGTTAGTACCTAGTGGTGCCGGACTGCACCAGCAATTCAAGTTTTCCAGAAgatttgatgccattgtgaCAGTTGGTCGAACGTGGCAGGCCCAGCACATAGAATATATGACGCCGTCATTTCAGCGGCTCGGGGTCTGTCTTGTTTTACGTTGGCTGCTATATTAACACCTTGACGTGTAGATGGGCACAACCCATATTGATCCAGAAAGGTCTATCCCACGAAATCTACAAAATAGCAAACAGTCTTCCCGTCTGTCTAACCCTCGCAAccagcaccatcaccgcTGAAGCCAACGCCAGAGAACCAGCATAAAACATAGCCGGTCTATACGCCTTGAGTCCGGCACCCGCACCGCCATACGCCTCAAGCAGATATCCCGCAATAGGACTCCCCTACAATCATCAGCACCCAATGTCAAAAacttctcttctcttctccaagATGTAAAACTCACCATTAAGTAACCACCCAACCACCCCGTGATAACCATGCTCATCGCCACACTCACCCTGGCACTACCAAAAACATTACTCACAACAGTAGGCATGGTTGAAAAGAAACCGCCGTTGCTCAGCCCATTCAGCACCACGAAAACGGCCAATGGACCAAGAGACGTTGACGCCGGCCAAATGGCAAGCATGCTCAGCGCAGTCACAAGGTTAGAAATGAACAACGTGTTCAGGGCGCCTAGTTTATCGCAGGCCAAGCCCGTGAGGATTCGGCCCACGGCAGAGGATATGCTGAAGCCGGCGACGAGGCCGGCGCCGGTGCTGGATGTGAATCCTAGGGTTTTGGTGTACAGCGGAATGAAGAAGGGGGTTACGTAGAGGGGGAATGTGCCGATTGCGCCGGACaggaagacgaggttgaagGTGAGGCTCTTGAAGAGGCGCCTAGTGTTGTTAGTTTGGTGAAGCTTTGGGGAATAGGGGGTTAGAGTACCATTCTATGAGGCCGGGAGTTGATAGGGGCATTCGCTCCTTCATGAGCCATGCGGCAGGGACGCCGGTTGCGAGGGTGGTTAGGCCGAGGACGCGGTATGCCCATGCTGGACCGAGTTTGCGGATGAGGGCGTCGAGACTGAAggagatggcggcggcgccCCAGCCTCCGCCTGCGACGATGAGACCGTTTGCGATGCCGCGTTTGGAGCGGAAGTAttgggatgggatggtgaGGACGACCTATTTGTGTGAGTTGGGTTGGGTATCGGGGTAGGTAGACGTACGATGAAGCACAGGCTGGGAATGTTAGCATTTGAGAATGGAAGTGGGAGTGAGAAGAGAATTACCTTGCCCCGAAGCCCATTAATACACCGACCGTGCAGAATAATCCTCCGACACTACCGACCGCGAAACCACTGAGGATCATGCTCCCCCCGAGGAGGGACATGCCGCACACGGCGGTGCTGCGAGGGCCCAGCTTACGCATGAGTCTTGCATTCACGATAGCAAAGACGGATACTAGGGATGCGGAGAGGGAGCCCACGAAGGAGAGGACCGCGGGACCGGATAGTCCGTCTTCCACGAGGGCTGCTTGCATCACGCCCCAGGCGTAGGTTGCGCCGACGGCCCagaagaggatgatggaGCCGGAGAGGACGATGGCCCAGCCGTAGCCGCCATCGGGGACGTGAGCGTCTGCTTCGcgggaggcgaggaggatgtcATCTTGGGGGACGGGTTGGGAGGCTGCTGGTCGTGAGATTGGGTGGGAGGGGAGGGTGGTGAGTTGGATGGCTGTGGTGgacatggtgatggtgatggtgttgaagaagggcgTGTAAGTCgtgatgatgaatgatgaATGTTCCCCCAcgttggaggagttgtgCGGGGTGTGGGGGCGCAAAGGAAGGGATTTGCGTGTACTTGCCTGAATTGATTGAGTTATGTTTAGTGTTTATACGTGGTTATTGGATGGGTTGGTTCTTGGCGGTTGTGACTCAGTTTGAATGATTTGTTcgactttcaatgttgtcgatgCAACTTTGACACATATACATTTGTGGTTCATGCAAGCTTCAACACTACTTACCCAATTCACAGTCATATCAGAAATCTGCAATGTCGTCTACCGTCCTTGAGCAACCGCAAATAACTCAAATTGAACTCCAACCAATtcaatctccatctcccgatccagatccagatccgCCTCATGCCCAGGACATAGTCGAGCGATGGAACCACCCAAGAAGCAACATTGCCCGTCTGGCATTCGCGTTCCTAACATCCATTGTCGCAGGAATGAATGACGCAGTCGTCGGTGTACGTCAATCTACCTCTCTTGACGACTTAGCTAACTTACTTCAGGCTCTACTCCCATCTGTATGTCACTTCTTCAGTCAAGTCATCCCATCTAACAAGCCAGCTTGAATCCTACTACGGCCTCACATACACAGTCGTATCgctcatcttcctcaccCCCTTCGTTGGCTACTCCCTCGCCGCGTTCACCAACGCCCGAATCCATTCCACGCTGGGGCAGCGAGGCATCGCTATCCTCGCACCGATATGCCATATTATAACGTACACGGCGCTgtctctccatcctccctggccggtgttggtggtgtgtAATGCCGTCAGCGGGTTTGGCAACGGCCTTACAGATGCTTGTTTCTGTGCGTGGGTTGGGTCCATGGACAGAGCGAATGCTATTCAGGGTTTGTTGCATTCGTGCTTTAGCATTGGGGCGTTGTTGGCGCCGTTGGTGGCTACGAGTATGCTTGTTAGGGGATTGGCTTGGTATACGTTTTACTACATCATGGTGAATATTCTTTTGTCACTTCTCTACTTACCTTGCCAGTAATGCGTCGGCTAACTTGACAGCTTGGCATTTCTGTCCTCGAACTCATCGGCCTAACTATATCATTCTGGCCCAAAACCGGCGCCGTCTACCGCGCTCAACACCAGCTCGGCGACTCTGAACCCTCATCAACCCGCGCCGCTCTCAAGTCAAAAGTCACATGGCTCTGCTCCCTCTTCTACTTTGCCTACATGGGCGCCGAAAGTAAGCTCACCTTTTCACTCTTTTCTACAGTGTACACACATCTAACGCAAACAGTCGGCCTGGGAGGCTGGATCGTAACATTCATGCTCCGCGTCCGCCACGCAACCCCCTACGCATCCGGCCTCACCAGCACCGGTTTCTGGACGGGCATGGCCCTCGGCCGCGCGTGTCTAGGCTTCGTCACCGAAAAGTACGGCGAACGGCTCTGCCTATCCGTGTACCTGGCGCTGTCTGTCGCCCTCCAGCTTCTCTTCTGGCTGGTGCCGCAGTTTGTGGTGTCGGCCGTGGCGGTCGCGTTCCTGGGCTTCTTCCTGGGTCCGCTGTTCCCCGGGGCGGTGATGCTGACGGCGAGGTTGCTGCCGAGGAGGATGCATGTTAGTGCTATTGGGTTTGCTATGGCGGTTGGGGGCGTGGGAGGGACGGTGTTTCCGTTTGGGATTGGTGCCATTGCGGGTGCCAAGGGCGTTGGGGTTTTGCAGCCGGTTATTTTGGCgcttttggtggtggttttggggGTTTGGATTGCGTTTCCGAGGGTTGAGAAGAGGGAGTGATGGTGATAATTtttgtgtggttgttggtgcaAGGTCCTGTTTACTTGGGAACCTAGGATTCCGGGCTATTCTGCCGTTTCTGACACGACGGAAATGTCGAAATTTGGGTAAACCCTTGGTTTCATTTCTCGCCTGTCACTGTGAGTCACTCCAGTGATTCACGATGGCTCATCTTGCATTGCGGCGCCACCGATCTTGGCCTTCCGAAAGAGGAAATTACCCACGGACTTACGCAGGCTCTCAACTTCAGCACTCTGACTTTAGAAAAACAATAAACTTTATCTCCACTGCGTAGTACTTTTACCCTTTGATATGTATGTGATATAAATTGGTGGCTATTTCGAATTGCCCATCATAGACACATTTCTCTCAATATTCGCCACCAGACCTTGTCTTCCAAGCTCACAATCATGCTCATACACGTAGAGCGCCTCATCTTCCTATTCAAGCGACACAAAATTTAACATGTCACTCAAAACTTCCACCAGGGTCCATGCCCTATCGAAACCTGCTCCCCAGGtcatctccctctccctgCTGGACGCCACCACCGCAAACTTTGCCCTCACCAGCGCTATATGGCTCTTCGACGCTTCCATACAGCCTAACCAAGATATCAACTTATCGGAACATTTGAGAAAAACACTTGGGGCCACTCTGAATGCATATCCTCAGTGGACAGGTCaaatcaaagccatcacATCAACTGATGGGAGCGCTCCCGACGAAGCAGCCCATTTGCCCGCTCATGCTCGACGCTTTGGACGAATTTACACCAAATTCGGATACGAGCAAGATCCCGGAGTTTCATTCACTACTGCAACCTGTAGCTCTACCCTTGCTGAGCTGTATCCCATCTCTTCACGCCATGCCGTTTGGGAGCTGGATAAGAGCGATTTGAATGCGTTGGTATCGCAGGAATCAATCGCAGACCCTTTCCATGCACATGAACGCAATGAAACCGGGGTGCTGAAGCCGGTTATGGCAATTCAACTCTCGGAACTGGCGTGCGGAGGCTTCGCTTTGGCTGTAAAGATTGCACATCCTTTGGCTGATATTTCTGCTCTGGCGACATTCATGAAAAATTGGGGCGCTGTAAGCCGTGCAGCTCTTCTAGGTGACCCTGAGCCTGTGTTGAAGCCAGTCTTTGATCCATCTAAGCTAGATAGACTTGCTGCAGGCAATATCAACAGCTCGCAGCCGTCTTCAAAGGTATTGAAGCAGTTGGAGGGCCTACCACTACACAGATACGACTGGTGggcatcagcagcaacttgCCCATGGGGTATGACCATCCCAGAACCTTTTAAAGAAGACGTTACACCCGCGGGGAGAATCATGCCCTGGACTGAATGGGATGTCAGAGCACCGGTGCCCAGGTCCATAATTCGCTTCACTCACGAACAAGTCGATTTCCTTTGGAAGGCAGCCAATACGGGTAGCACGTCAGGGATAAGTAGGCatgatgccattgtcgcccatgtctggtcatgCATTACGCGAGCACGCAAGACCGACGATTCCGGCCCGGTACACTGCGACTTGGTTTATGGCGTGCGGTCACCGCTTC
It encodes the following:
- a CDS encoding monocarboxylate permease (similar to Colletotrichum gloeosporioides Nara gc5 XP_007274610.1) is translated as MSTTAIQLTTLPSHPISRPAASQPVPQDDILLASREADAHVPDGGYGWAIVLSGSIILFWAVGATYAWGVMQAALVEDGLSGPAVLSFVGSLSASLVSVFAIVNARLMRKLGPRSTAVCGMSLLGGSMILSGFAVGSVGGLFCTVGVLMGFGASLCFIVVLTIPSQYFRSKRGIANGLIVAGGGWGAAAISFSLDALIRKLGPAWAYRVLGLTTLATGVPAAWLMKERMPLSTPGLIEWRLFKSLTFNLVFLSGAIGTFPLYVTPFFIPLYTKTLGFTSSTGAGLVAGFSISSAVGRILTGLACDKLGALNTLFISNLVTALSMLAIWPASTSLGPLAVFVVLNGLSNGGFFSTMPTVVSNVFGSARVSVAMSMVITGWLGGYLMGSPIAGYLLEAYGGAGAGLKAYRPAMFYAGSLALASAVMVLVARVRQTGRLFAIL
- a CDS encoding major facilitator superfamily transporter (similar to Cordyceps militaris CM01 XP_006666385.1), giving the protein MSSTVLEQPQITQIELQPIQSPSPDPDPDPPHAQDIVERWNHPRSNIARLAFAFLTSIVAGMNDAVVGALLPSLESYYGLTYTVVSLIFLTPFVGYSLAAFTNARIHSTLGQRGIAILAPICHIITYTALSLHPPWPVLVVCNAVSGFGNGLTDACFCAWVGSMDRANAIQGLLHSCFSIGALLAPLVATSMLVRGLAWYTFYYIMLGISVLELIGLTISFWPKTGAVYRAQHQLGDSEPSSTRAALKSKVTWLCSLFYFAYMGAEIGLGGWIVTFMLRVRHATPYASGLTSTGFWTGMALGRACLGFVTEKYGERLCLSVYLALSVALQLLFWLVPQFVVSAVAVAFLGFFLGPLFPGAVMLTARLLPRRMHVSAIGFAMAVGGVGGTVFPFGIGAIAGAKGVGVLQPVILALLVVVLGVWIAFPRVEKRE
- a CDS encoding transferase family protein (similar to Cordyceps militaris CM01 XP_006668268.1), which codes for MSLKTSTRVHALSKPAPQVISLSLLDATTANFALTSAIWLFDASIQPNQDINLSEHLRKTLGATLNAYPQWTGQIKAITSTDGSAPDEAAHLPAHARRFGRIYTKFGYEQDPGVSFTTATCSSTLAELYPISSRHAVWELDKSDLNALVSQESIADPFHAHERNETGVLKPVMAIQLSELACGGFALAVKIAHPLADISALATFMKNWGAVSRAALLGDPEPVLKPVFDPSKLDRLAAGNINSSQPSSKVLKQLEGLPLHRYDWWASAATCPWGMTIPEPFKEDVTPAGRIMPWTEWDVRAPVPRSIIRFTHEQVDFLWKAANTGSTSGISRHDAIVAHVWSCITRARKTDDSGPVHCDLVYGVRSPLQLGSGFVGSPMFMINVEMAADVVGTEGGSHFHKVAGRIRETIRRIQPSDIAAHLHSIAYEKSPQRIWQAFLGRRHVMLTSWARAGVYDVDFGLGLLRYVDDVMPSMDGIVVVKEGAGPGRCGNDGGGGWTENGVDVDVRIGREDMERLLEDCALLP